From the genome of Deinococcus cellulosilyticus NBRC 106333 = KACC 11606, one region includes:
- a CDS encoding acyl-CoA dehydrogenase family protein, giving the protein MLDYLNITDLLNDDERLIQSTVRDFLDREIAPHIEHWWNEGIFPEDTMQKLGSMGLLGSNLPEQYGGAGVSNVAYGVMMYEIERIDSGLRSAASVQGALVMYPIYAFGSEEQKQKYLPELASGRMIGCFGLTEPDGGSDPGAMRTRARLDGDEYVLNGNKMWITNSPVADIAVVWAKDDQEIIRGFIVPTNAKGFSAPKITSKMSLRASTTGEIVLEEVRVPKENLLPLSGGLKSPLMCLTQARYGIAWGALGALETVYTTALEYAKTRTTFGKPIGSRQLIQDKLVYMLSEHQKGLLLALRLGQLKDQNHLKFGQVSMAKRNNVRVALEGARLAREILGGNGITTEYPVIRHMLNLETVDTYEGTHDIHTLIIGREITGLNALE; this is encoded by the coding sequence ATGCTGGATTACCTGAACATCACTGATCTGCTGAACGACGACGAACGCCTGATCCAGTCCACCGTGCGGGACTTTCTGGACCGTGAAATTGCGCCCCACATCGAGCACTGGTGGAACGAGGGCATCTTTCCAGAAGACACCATGCAGAAACTGGGAAGCATGGGCCTGCTGGGGTCCAACCTGCCAGAACAGTACGGAGGTGCAGGGGTCTCCAACGTGGCTTACGGTGTGATGATGTACGAAATCGAGCGCATCGACTCTGGCCTGCGCTCTGCAGCCAGTGTGCAGGGTGCACTGGTGATGTACCCCATTTATGCTTTCGGCAGTGAGGAGCAGAAGCAGAAATATCTGCCAGAACTTGCTTCTGGACGGATGATTGGCTGCTTTGGTCTCACAGAGCCCGATGGAGGCTCTGATCCAGGCGCCATGCGAACCAGAGCCCGTCTGGATGGAGACGAATACGTTCTGAATGGCAACAAAATGTGGATCACCAACAGCCCGGTTGCAGACATCGCAGTGGTGTGGGCCAAAGACGACCAGGAGATCATCCGGGGTTTCATTGTTCCCACCAATGCCAAAGGGTTTTCTGCTCCCAAAATCACCAGCAAGATGAGCCTGCGGGCCAGCACCACCGGAGAAATTGTGCTGGAAGAGGTGCGCGTTCCGAAAGAAAACCTGCTTCCCCTCTCTGGTGGCCTGAAAAGCCCCCTGATGTGCCTCACGCAGGCCCGGTATGGCATTGCCTGGGGTGCGCTGGGTGCCCTGGAAACCGTGTACACCACGGCCCTGGAGTACGCGAAGACCCGCACAACATTTGGCAAACCCATCGGAAGCAGGCAACTCATTCAGGACAAACTGGTCTACATGCTCTCTGAACACCAGAAAGGCCTGCTGCTGGCCCTCAGGCTCGGGCAACTGAAAGACCAGAACCACCTGAAGTTCGGTCAGGTGTCGATGGCCAAGCGCAACAACGTGCGGGTGGCCCTGGAAGGTGCCCGACTGGCCCGTGAGATTCTGGGTGGAAACGGCATCACCACCGAGTATCCGGTGATTCGCCACATGCTGAACCTGGAAACCGTGGACACCTATGAAGGCACCCATGACATTCACACCCTGATCATTGGAAGAGAAATCACCGGGCTCAATGCGCTGGAGTGA